One Amblyomma americanum isolate KBUSLIRL-KWMA chromosome 8, ASM5285725v1, whole genome shotgun sequence DNA window includes the following coding sequences:
- the LOC144102635 gene encoding uncharacterized protein LOC144102635: IPTVAIRGYIHTARFVERIDRLFDSLNTSQKRGKSPYASAICAGSVHEEFLEECIAVFENIEVLGCARQPLCIRGFCQTMRAVLLLWNHLASRYGLAYLLTRHLNQDALENTFAIVRSKSGSNSNLSCRQLQAAFRHLLVSNLFKLSESSNCAEDMSSLLATLPVWLSKSAPSLCTAATSLPVAVEVLPYDYQSPILENNIVYFAGWLAYKFMNDHRCVTGSHTCEVRLENAAFADQSQVLLYLSVKNPGEGDFGSLSVPTPSFVAFINACEQVFVASSSNIVGKQQVGHDLCMLLHAKVEKSLTVCGDVFDGLFALFVRVRLHWLARRKTTKRKATKQALRLSK, from the coding sequence attccaacagttgccatcagaggatatatccacacagccagatttgttgagaggatcgatagactctttgacagtctaaatacttcacagaagcggggaaagtctccgtatgcatctgcaatttgtgcaggatctgtgcatgaagagtttttggaagagtgtattgcagttttcgaaaacatcgaagttctaggctgtgcgcggcagcctctttgcatccgtggcttctgccaaactatgagggctgtgctgctgttatggaaCCACCTGGCCTCTCGCTATGGTTTGGCATACCTCCTTACCAGGCACCTGAACCAGGATGCACTTGAAAATACCTTTGCTATTGTTAGGTCGAAATCTGGATCGAACAGCAACTTGTCTTGCCGGCAGTTGcaagcagcatttaggcatcttttagttagcaaccttttcaaactgtcggaaagcagcaactgtgctgaagacatgtctagccttctagccactctcccagtttggttatctaagtctgctccttctctctgtacagctgccacatctttgccagttgcagtagaagttttgccatatgattatcagtctccaatactagagaacaacattgtctattttgctggatggcttgcctacaagtttatgaatgatcacaggtgtgttacagggtcacatacgtgcgaggtgaggctagaaaatgccgcctttgccgatcagagccaagttctcttgtacttaagtgtcaaaaatcctggagaaggtgactttgggagcctgtcagttcctacaccctcgtttgtagctttcatcaatgcttgcgagcaggtttttgtcgcatctagttccaatattgtgggaaaacaacaagtagggcatgatctgtgcatgttgcttcatgcCAAGGTAGAAAAATCGCTGACTGTGTGTGGTGATGTTTTtgatggtttgtttgccctgttcgtcagggtgaggctgcattggcttgcacgcagaaaaactactaaacggaaagccacgaagcaagcactgaggctaagcaaatga